In Actinomycetes bacterium, the genomic window GGTGTCCGCCGACCACGTCAGCGTGGCGCAGGACGACGGCGTGACCCGGACCTACCGGGTGGCCAAGTTCACCCGGTCCAACCAGGGCACCTGCTTCAACCAGAAGCCCATCGTGGCCGAGGGGACCCGCGTCGAGAAGGGGCAGGTCGTCGCCGACGGCCCCTGCACCGACAACGGTGAGATGGCGCTCGGGCGCAACCTGCTGGTGGCGTTCATGCCGTGGGAGGGCCACAACTACGAGGACGCGATCATCCTGTCGCAGCGTCTTGTGCAGGACGACGTGCTGTCCTCGATCCACATCGAGGAGCACGAGGTCGACGCGCGCGACACCAAGCTCGGCCCCGAGGAGATCACCCGGGACATCCCGAACGTCTCCGAGGAGGTCCTGGCCGACCTCGACGACCGCGGCATCATCCGGATCGGCGCCGAGGTCGTCCCCGGCGACGTGCTGGTCGGCAAGGTCACCCCTAAGGGCGAGACCGAGCTCACCCCGGAGGAGCGCCTGCTGCGCGCGATCTTCGGTGAGAAGGCCCGCGAGGTGCGGGACACCTCGCTGAAGGTGCCGCACGGCGAGTCCGGCAAGATCATCGGCGTCCGGGTCTTCGAGCGGGACGAGGGCGACGAGCTGCCGCCGGGCGTCAACCAGCTGGTCCGGGTCTACGTGGCCCAGAAACGCAAGATCACCAACGGTGACAAGCTGGCCGGTCGGCACGGCAACAAGGGCGTCATCTCCAAGATCCTCCCGGTCGAGGACATGCCGTTCCTCGAGGACGGCACCCCGGTCGACATCATCCTGAACCCGCTGGGCGTGCCCGGCCGGATGAACGTCGGCCAGGTCCTGGAAACCCACCTGGGCTGGGCGGCCATGGCCGGCTGGTCCGTCGAGGGCAACCCGGACTGGGCGGTGAAGCTGTCCGCCGAGGCCAGGAACGTGCCCTCGGGCAGCGTCGTGGCCTCGCCGGTGTTCGACGGCGCCCGGGAGGAGGAGATCACCGGTCTGCTCGGCTCCACCCTGCCCAACAAGGACGGCCAGCGGATGATCGACAGCAGCGGCAAGGGGCGGCTGTTCGACGGACGTACCGGCGAGCCGTTCTCCGACCCGATCTCGGTCGGCTACATCTACATCCTGAAGCTGCTCCACCTGGTCGACGACAAGATCCACGCCCGCTCGACCGGCCCCTACTCGATGATCACCCAGCAGCCGCTCGGTGGTAAGGCGCAGTTCGGTGGGCAGCGGTTCGGCGAGATGGAGGTGTGGGCGCTGGAGGCCTACGGGGCCGCCTTCGCCCTGCAGGAGCTACTCACCATCAAGTCCGACGACGTCCTCGGCCGGGTCAAGGTCTACGAGGCCATCGTCAAGGGCGAGAACATTCCGGAGCCCGGCATCCCGGAGTCCTTCAAGGTGCTGATCAAGGAGATGCAGTCGCTGTGCCTGAACGTCGAGGTGCTCTCCAGCGACGGTCTCTCGGTCGAGCTGCGTGACACCGACGAGGACGTCTTCCGAGCTGCCGAGGAGCTCGGCATCGACCTGTCCCGCCGGGAGCCGAGCAGCGTCGAAGAGGTCTGAGTTCCTGGGGGCCCGCTGGGCCCCCCGGAACCGACACCCCCGCCCCGATTGGTCACGAATCTAGAAAGCAGGCGGCAGTCTTGCTGGACGTCAACTTCTTCGACGATCTGCGAATCGGCCTGGCTACTGGCGACGACATCCGCCAGTGGTCGCACGGTGAGGTCAAGAAGCCCGAGACCATCAACTACCGGACGCTCAAGCCGGAGAAGGACGGTCTCTTCTGCGAGAAGATCTTCGGTCCCACGCGGGACTGGGAGTGCTACTGCGGCAAGTACAAGCGGGTCCGCTTCAAGGGCATCATCTGTGAGCGCTGCGGCGTCGAGGTGACCCGGGCGAAGGTCCGCCGTGAGCGCATGGGGCACATCGAGCTGGCCGCCCCGGTCACCCACATCTGGTACTTCAAGGGCGTCCCGAGCCGGCTCGGCTACCTGCTCGACCTGGCCCCGAAGGACCTCGAGAAGGTCATCTACTTCGCCGCATACATGATCACTTGGGTGGACGAGGAGTCCCGGCACCGCGACCTGCCGTCGCTCGAGGCCAAGATGGGCATCGAGAAGCAGCAGGTCGAGAACCGCCGGGACGCCGACGTCGACGCCCGCACAAAGAAGCTCGAGGCCGACCTGGCCGAGCTCGAGGCGGAGGGCGCCAAGAGCGACCTGCGCCGCAAGGTGCGCGAGGGTGCCGAGCGCGAGATGGCGCAGATCCGCCGTCGGGCCGATGCCGAGCTGGGCCGGCTCAACGACGTGTGGGACCGCTTCAAGGGCCTGAAGGCCCAAGACCTCGAGGGCGACGAGCTGCTCTACCGCGAGATGCGGGATCGCTACGGGATGTACTTCCGCGGTGGCATGGGCGCGCAGGCGATCAAGGACCGGCTGGAGAGCTTCGACCTCGACGGTGAGGCCGAGATCCTGCGGGACACCATCGCCAACGGCAAGGGCCAGAAGAAGACCCGCGCGCTCAAGCGGCTGCGCGTGGTCTCGGCCTTCCTCAACACCCGCAACAGCCCCATGGGCATGGTGCTGGACGCGATCCCGGTCATCCCGCCGGACCTGCGCCCCATGGTCCAGCTGGACGGCGGCCGGTTCGCGACGTCCGACCTGAACGACCTGTACCGGCGCGTGATCAACCGGAACAACCGGCTCAAGCGGCTCCTCGACCTGGGGGCGCCCGAGATCATCGTGAACAACGAGAAGCGGATGCTGCAGGAGGCCGTCGACGCGCTGTTCGACAACGGCCGCCGGGGGCGTCCGGTCACCGGACCGGGCAACCGCCCGCTCAAGTCGCTGTCGGACATGCTCAAGGGCAAGCAGGGCCGGTTCCGCCAGAACCTGCTCGGCAAGCGCGTCGACTACTCGGGCCGCTCGGTCATCGTCGTCGGTCCGCAGCTGAAGCTGCACCAGTGCGGCCTGCCCAAGCAGATGGCGCTGGAGCTGTTCAAGCCGTTCGTCATGAAGCGGCTGGTCGACCTCAACCACGCGCAGAACATCAAGAGCGCCAAGCGCATGGTCGAGCGGGCCCGCCCCGTCGTGTGGGACGTGCTCGAGGAGGTCATCTCCGAGCACCCGGTGCTGCTCAACCGGGCACCCACGCTGCACCGCCTCGGCATCCAGGCCTTCGAGCCGCAGCTGGTCGAGGGCAAGGCGATCCAGATCCACCCGCTGGTGTGCACCGCGTTCAACGCGGACTTCGACGGCGACCAGATGGCGGTGCACCTGCCGCTGTCGGCCGAGGCTCAGGCCGAGGCCCGGGTGCTGATGCTCTCGACGAACAACATCCTGAGCCCGGCGCACGGCCGCCCGATCACCTCGCCCACCCAGGACATGGTCATCGGGCTGTATTTCCTGACCTCCGAGCGCGGCCAGGCCGAGCGGGGCGAGCAGGGCCAGCTGCCGGCGTACGGGTCGGTCGCCGAGGCGATCCAGGCCATGGACGCCCGTCAGCTGCACATCCAGCACCTGGTCCGGATCCGCTTCACCGACGACGTCCCGCCGGCGGACTGGACCGCGCCCGAGGGCTGGGAGCCGGGGCGGCCGTTCCTGCTCGAGACCACGCTGGGCCGGGCGCTGTTCAACGAGGCGCTCCCGCCGGACTACCCATTCGTCAACACCGACGTGGCCAAGAAGCAGCTGTCGGCCATCGTCAACGACCTGGCCGAGCGGTACCCGAAGGTGCAGGTGGCCGCCACGCTGGACGCCCTGAAGGCGGCCGGCTTCCACTGGGCCACCCGGGCCGGGGTCACCATCTCCATCAGCGACGTCGTGACGCCCCCGAA contains:
- a CDS encoding DNA-directed RNA polymerase subunit beta', whose translation is MLDVNFFDDLRIGLATGDDIRQWSHGEVKKPETINYRTLKPEKDGLFCEKIFGPTRDWECYCGKYKRVRFKGIICERCGVEVTRAKVRRERMGHIELAAPVTHIWYFKGVPSRLGYLLDLAPKDLEKVIYFAAYMITWVDEESRHRDLPSLEAKMGIEKQQVENRRDADVDARTKKLEADLAELEAEGAKSDLRRKVREGAEREMAQIRRRADAELGRLNDVWDRFKGLKAQDLEGDELLYREMRDRYGMYFRGGMGAQAIKDRLESFDLDGEAEILRDTIANGKGQKKTRALKRLRVVSAFLNTRNSPMGMVLDAIPVIPPDLRPMVQLDGGRFATSDLNDLYRRVINRNNRLKRLLDLGAPEIIVNNEKRMLQEAVDALFDNGRRGRPVTGPGNRPLKSLSDMLKGKQGRFRQNLLGKRVDYSGRSVIVVGPQLKLHQCGLPKQMALELFKPFVMKRLVDLNHAQNIKSAKRMVERARPVVWDVLEEVISEHPVLLNRAPTLHRLGIQAFEPQLVEGKAIQIHPLVCTAFNADFDGDQMAVHLPLSAEAQAEARVLMLSTNNILSPAHGRPITSPTQDMVIGLYFLTSERGQAERGEQGQLPAYGSVAEAIQAMDARQLHIQHLVRIRFTDDVPPADWTAPEGWEPGRPFLLETTLGRALFNEALPPDYPFVNTDVAKKQLSAIVNDLAERYPKVQVAATLDALKAAGFHWATRAGVTISISDVVTPPNKTQILNVYEGKAEKVQGQYEKGLITDDERRQELIEIWTQATNEVAKEMEENFPPTNPVWMMVHSGARGNMMQVRQIAGMRGLVANPKGEIIPRPIKSNFREGLSVLEYFISTHGARKGLADTALRTADSGYLTRRLVDVSQDVIIREEDCGTDRGLPFPVAVPLSGGGFRQHDDVESSVYARTLAEDVSVDGSTDAAAGSDLTMPVIEELVRLGVGQIKVRSVLTCESKVGTCAACYGRSLATGKIVDVGEAVGIIAAQSIGEPGTQLTMRTFHTGGVAGEDITHGLPRVVELFEARTPKGVAPISESAGRVRIDDVEKSRKIVVVPDDGTDEVAYPVSKRSRLLVGEGDHVEAGQQLVAGAVDPKQVLRILGPRAVQRYLVEQVQEVYRSQGVSIHDKHIEVIVRQMLKRVTIIESGEATMLPGELVERTRFEEENRQLVAEGATPASGRPELMGITKASLATESWLSAASFQETTRVLTDAAIHAKSDPLLGLKENVIIGKLIPAGTGLARYRNVRVEPTEEAKAAMYSMAVYDEVDYTGFGASPAAAVPLEDYDFDYRG